Proteins encoded in a region of the Clostridium beijerinckii genome:
- a CDS encoding MurR/RpiR family transcriptional regulator yields the protein MIKGVIIKVREIEKSVLDKILCIYKSLHEAEKKIADYIINNKEKVIEMTVSELALESSVSEATIVRFCKKCDLKGFYDLKIKIAKEMVNLKSSNISNELDSNNIMQSLQNILANKIEELKQTISMMNEGNIKRILEAIKGARIVQFAAVGNTIPVAMDGAYKFNQLGISSVTNTIWETQLAFSYTLTKEDVVIVISNSGASKELVALLEIANERQATTISITNHENSPVANKSKYHINTSTREKLFLDEFSFSRVSAMVVIEILYLLLTRDKEDAYNWISQHEQSIAEGKI from the coding sequence ATGATTAAGGGAGTAATTATTAAAGTGAGAGAGATAGAAAAGAGTGTTCTAGATAAAATTCTTTGTATTTATAAAAGTTTACATGAAGCAGAAAAAAAGATTGCTGATTATATAATTAATAATAAAGAAAAAGTCATTGAAATGACTGTTTCTGAGTTAGCATTAGAAAGTAGTGTTAGTGAAGCTACAATAGTTAGGTTCTGTAAAAAATGTGATTTAAAAGGTTTCTATGATTTGAAAATTAAAATAGCTAAAGAAATGGTTAATTTAAAAAGTAGTAATATATCAAATGAATTAGATTCCAATAATATAATGCAATCACTTCAAAATATATTAGCAAATAAAATTGAAGAATTAAAACAAACAATTTCAATGATGAATGAAGGTAATATAAAAAGAATATTAGAAGCAATTAAAGGAGCGAGAATTGTTCAATTTGCAGCGGTTGGTAATACAATACCTGTAGCAATGGATGGAGCATATAAGTTTAATCAGTTGGGAATATCATCTGTTACTAATACCATATGGGAAACACAACTTGCATTTTCATATACTTTAACTAAAGAAGATGTAGTTATAGTAATATCTAATTCAGGAGCTTCAAAAGAGCTTGTAGCTTTACTTGAAATTGCTAATGAAAGACAGGCAACAACTATTTCTATAACTAATCATGAGAATTCTCCTGTTGCCAACAAAAGCAAATATCATATAAATACTTCAACAAGAGAGAAATTATTTCTAGATGAGTTTAGCTTTTCTAGAGTATCGGCTATGGTTGTTATAGAAATCTTATATTTACTTTTAACAAGGGATAAAGAAGATGCATATAATTGGATTAGTCAGCACGAACAATCTATTGCAGAAGGAAAGATATAA
- a CDS encoding aldo/keto reductase, whose translation MKNIDIGNSGIKASEIGLGCMRMASVEKNDAEKIIKTSLEEGINFFDHADIYGGGKSEEVFADAIKMNSSIREKMIIQTKCSIVPGIMYDFSKEHILNSVDASLKRLKTDYVDTLLLHRPDTLMEPEEVAEAFSKLHENGKVKYFGVSNHTPMQIELLNKYLNNKIIINQLQFSIMHTGMIDAGLNMNIKNDASIDRDGGVLEYCRLKDITIQAWSPYQYGFFEGVFLDNDKFPELNKKINAIAEKYAVTNTAIATAWILRHPAKIQTIVGSMNAERIKEICKASNITLTRQEWYEIYLAAGNKLP comes from the coding sequence ATGAAGAATATAGATATTGGGAATAGTGGAATCAAAGCTTCTGAAATTGGGCTTGGATGCATGCGAATGGCATCAGTTGAAAAGAACGATGCGGAAAAGATCATTAAGACGTCGTTGGAAGAAGGAATTAATTTCTTTGATCATGCTGATATATACGGGGGAGGAAAATCAGAAGAAGTTTTTGCAGATGCAATTAAAATGAACTCTTCCATAAGAGAAAAAATGATCATTCAGACTAAGTGTTCTATAGTACCAGGAATAATGTATGATTTTTCAAAAGAACATATCTTAAATTCAGTAGATGCTAGTTTAAAGAGATTAAAAACAGATTATGTAGATACATTACTCCTACACCGTCCAGATACGCTTATGGAACCTGAAGAAGTTGCAGAAGCTTTTTCTAAATTACACGAAAACGGGAAAGTAAAATATTTTGGAGTGAGTAACCATACTCCAATGCAAATAGAATTACTTAACAAATATTTGAATAACAAAATAATCATAAATCAATTGCAATTTAGTATAATGCATACAGGAATGATAGATGCAGGATTAAATATGAATATCAAAAATGATGCTTCTATAGATAGAGATGGGGGAGTATTAGAATATTGCCGTCTTAAAGATATAACTATTCAAGCATGGTCTCCTTATCAATATGGATTCTTTGAAGGCGTATTCTTAGATAATGATAAATTCCCAGAATTAAATAAGAAGATTAATGCAATAGCAGAAAAGTACGCAGTAACTAATACTGCAATTGCAACTGCATGGATATTAAGGCATCCAGCAAAGATACAAACAATAGTTGGATCTATGAATGCTGAACGAATAAAAGAAATATGCAAAGCATCAAATATCACATTGACTAGACAAGAATGGTATGAAATATATCTAGCAGCAGGAAACAAATTACCATAA